A genomic segment from Pseudoduganella chitinolytica encodes:
- a CDS encoding type VI secretion system Vgr family protein, producing MPDAIQGLQKLLADRQHNRLLRLSFPNSDGPDAELLVNSLDAVEGLSRPFDYTLELLSDDAHIHLKDLQGKMLSVQLVRKDGTLRYFTGRVFRFSLKKVDGGLAYYEAKVGPWLNYLSLRKDNYLFHEASLYDQTASIFSDYGALPDWDWRVATPPKPMTDACQFDETDANYLARRWAAAGLVYWFEHTEAGHKLVISDGTTAAEPVDGDPEVPYQRHGGAIEEDGIGDWSPSRQLVHGSVALTSYDFKSGRPAVLSLPTLNQQGDVPVIESYEYTGAFGFKDLADGDALARLRMQEIEARGKQFEGAGNCRQMMPGRWFRLTGHFDDAAGAEASEFLVIETTHKATNNYQVRGSTPHYENRISCLRRLIPWRPGRSFNCTETKIYGIQTATVVGPKGEEIHTDEYGRVRVQFHWDREGQNDERSSAWIRVATPWAGANFGMTSIPRIGTEVIVSFMDGNPDRPIITGMIPNVDTMPAWSLPANKTQTGLMSRSTPGGGVDNANALRFEDKKGSEQLWMQAERNLDTVVKNDETKGVGGNRTLQVGANHTIGIGGNVSHTVGGTHTEVIKRNMTLDVTEGRQDSTIKGDVTITSTDGEITVTSPHKITLVVGGSSITMTPEEIVLTAGNIFLNP from the coding sequence ATGCCTGATGCCATCCAGGGCTTGCAGAAACTTCTTGCCGACCGTCAGCACAACCGCCTCCTGCGGCTGTCGTTCCCGAACAGCGATGGCCCCGATGCCGAGTTGCTCGTCAACAGTCTCGACGCGGTCGAGGGGCTGTCCCGGCCCTTCGACTACACGCTCGAACTGCTGTCCGACGACGCCCATATCCACCTGAAGGACCTGCAGGGCAAGATGCTCAGCGTCCAGCTCGTGCGCAAGGACGGCACGCTGCGCTATTTCACCGGCCGCGTGTTCCGCTTCAGCCTGAAGAAGGTCGACGGCGGCCTGGCTTACTACGAGGCGAAGGTGGGGCCGTGGCTGAACTACCTCAGCCTGCGCAAGGACAACTATCTGTTCCACGAAGCCAGCCTGTACGACCAGACTGCCAGCATCTTCAGCGACTACGGCGCGCTGCCGGACTGGGACTGGCGCGTGGCAACGCCGCCAAAACCGATGACGGACGCCTGCCAGTTCGACGAGACCGACGCCAACTACCTGGCGCGCCGCTGGGCGGCCGCAGGCCTGGTCTACTGGTTCGAACACACGGAGGCGGGCCACAAGCTGGTGATCAGCGACGGCACCACGGCGGCTGAACCGGTCGACGGCGACCCTGAAGTTCCATACCAGCGTCATGGCGGTGCGATCGAGGAAGACGGCATCGGCGACTGGTCCCCCAGCCGCCAACTCGTGCACGGCAGCGTCGCATTGACGAGCTACGACTTCAAGAGCGGCCGCCCGGCCGTGCTGTCGCTGCCGACGCTGAACCAGCAGGGCGACGTGCCCGTCATCGAATCGTACGAGTACACGGGCGCGTTCGGCTTCAAGGACCTGGCCGACGGCGACGCGCTGGCCCGCCTGCGCATGCAGGAAATCGAAGCGCGCGGCAAGCAGTTCGAAGGCGCGGGCAACTGCCGCCAGATGATGCCGGGCCGCTGGTTCCGCCTGACCGGCCACTTCGACGACGCTGCCGGCGCGGAAGCCAGCGAGTTCCTCGTCATCGAGACGACGCATAAGGCCACCAACAACTACCAGGTGCGCGGCAGCACGCCGCACTACGAGAATCGCATCAGCTGCCTGCGCCGCCTGATCCCGTGGCGTCCTGGGCGCAGCTTCAACTGCACCGAAACAAAGATCTACGGCATCCAGACGGCCACCGTGGTCGGGCCGAAGGGCGAGGAAATCCATACGGACGAATACGGCCGCGTGCGCGTGCAGTTCCACTGGGACCGCGAAGGCCAGAACGACGAACGCAGCTCGGCCTGGATCCGCGTCGCCACGCCGTGGGCCGGCGCCAATTTCGGCATGACGTCGATCCCGCGCATCGGCACCGAAGTGATCGTCTCGTTCATGGACGGCAATCCGGACCGCCCCATCATCACGGGCATGATCCCGAACGTCGACACGATGCCTGCATGGTCGCTGCCGGCCAACAAGACGCAAACAGGGCTGATGTCGCGCTCCACGCCGGGCGGCGGCGTGGACAACGCCAACGCGCTGCGGTTCGAGGACAAGAAGGGTTCGGAGCAGTTGTGGATGCAGGCCGAGCGCAATCTGGATACGGTGGTCAAGAATGATGAGACGAAGGGTGTCGGCGGCAACCGTACCCTCCAGGTAGGCGCCAATCACACCATCGGCATCGGCGGCAACGTTAGCCACACGGTGGGCGGCACGCATACGGAAGTCATCAAGCGCAACATGACGCTCGACGTCACCGAAGGCCGCCAGGACAGCACGATCAAGGGCGACGTCACGATCACTTCGACGGATGGCGAAATCACCGTGACCTCGCCGCACAAAATCACCCTGGTGGTTGGCGGCAGCTCCATCACGATGACGCCGGAGGAAATTGTTCTCACGGCCGGCAACATCTTCCTGAATCCATGA
- a CDS encoding DUF1795 domain-containing protein: MNDQSTTPILPNRIGLHEGSVLLPAGFADRTTNMFVPAQPQSQPNLSIARDWFAAGESLELYVDRQLGILKTRMPGHRLLAREPEKLGPAEARLAGERIDAQYKTGATIVRQRQGAFEIAPGRVLVFTAATPRAFDAQFEALWREWLDSFMPAPNGPAGTV; the protein is encoded by the coding sequence ATGAACGACCAATCGACCACGCCCATCCTGCCGAACCGTATCGGCCTGCACGAAGGCAGCGTGCTGCTGCCGGCCGGCTTTGCAGACCGCACGACGAACATGTTCGTCCCCGCACAGCCGCAGAGCCAACCCAATCTGAGCATCGCGCGAGACTGGTTCGCCGCGGGGGAATCCCTCGAACTCTACGTCGATCGCCAATTGGGAATCCTCAAAACTCGAATGCCGGGACATCGGCTGCTGGCCCGGGAGCCGGAAAAACTTGGGCCGGCCGAAGCACGGTTGGCGGGCGAACGCATCGACGCGCAGTACAAAACTGGCGCGACCATCGTCCGCCAACGCCAGGGTGCGTTTGAAATCGCACCTGGTAGGGTGCTGGTATTCACCGCAGCGACACCACGTGCGTTCGACGCGCAGTTCGAGGCGTTATGGCGTGAATGGCTCGACAGCTTCATGCCGGCGCCGAACGGCCCGGCTGGCACTGTCTAA
- a CDS encoding RHS repeat-associated core domain-containing protein codes for MFEAARLTDPIAHTSALGGFLVGALIGVALVATVAFATFTCGFGVALLAGLLAGVGAAAILGLGEAIGRMFSSPSGAISTGSPNVFTNRLAAAYATVSTTVCSKHNPVPLVAQGSATVFINGLPAARKSDAITCGAKIDAGSNNVFIGGGTETYLPVADEVPAWLRTTVDWAFALAGLAGGLAGLVKAAGGLSRAVLPCAAKFIGGFMIGEAVGRYVAAPVVSRVMGGLFGKPVDVSTGRKVLLAQDETDFVVPGPMPVVLSRFYASDLSFESTLGVGWVLPWDLRLQQRDGQLWLSDAQGRETGFPLIPPGHTLYSEEEQRYLACTEDGRYLMYDLNENYYDFGYIDVESGEIGWLQRFEDRTGQWHVYYRDASSRVRTIHTSYGQRLRLTYSDGAVTRLLNIERIDQPLGLLVGYEYDARGQLIAVKDANGHIARRFTYDQGVMTSHTNALGFISHYDWAEIDGQLRVTACWSSEGERAEFSYDFANRQTWVRDELGRTAHWLYDAHRQIVECTDLDGGTYRMAYSPAGNPATIELPGERRIAFEYDEAGRIIGEIDPLDRRTETSYDANSIRIRQLTLPGGARWRAEYDYLGRLLQTTDPLDRVERYEYAEGMNPLPQARIDARGGRQTMTWNRYGQISAYTDCSGKTTSYDYDAAGYLSAVTDALGHTTRIDRLATGEPVAVTLPDGQVERYAYDAAGLLVAQHLAQQPGHRWQRNARGQVLEAIDPAGKRLHYRYDERGRLTELATDAATRYRFEYDAGDRLLREVRPDGVERHLRYDETGELAELIKLGAPASPTTERARRVTSFSRDKMGRLLRQLTDTSIGNYEWNDADRLVSAERVPTDSGANMGVAASRILFDYDIAGRLIAEHGTEGTVAYTLDELDNLTTLDLPYGQRLDMLMYGSGHVHQIQAGGHIVSDIERDDLHREVLRSQGRLAHRTGYDLLGRRSWQSAAMPADPVGPGQGRFWRSYRYTLQGELAEQLDSVRGDITFDYDPAGHLLRQTRTADMSQERFAWDAAGNLLERASGTSQGLVEGNRLKVWQDIRFTYDPWGNVSEKRKGAHSTQRMSFDAEDRLLAVISEDLAGSVETRFDYDAIGRRIATSTTHQPASGTGYIERKRFVWQGLRMVQEVRESGVSNYVYSPDEQYTPLARVDAYIGSAIATAAIETAKNSSRVYHFHTDAIGTPLEVTDEAGELAWAGKYSAWGKVDWDEDTAPMARIDQPLRYPGQYADQSTGLHYNTFRYYDPDVGRYISQDPIGLLGGENVYAYAENPTSMADPLGWCSTVLGENMGARTGDGMANHHLIPEEILKDARFSRMFAKLKSMGFHGDKASNGIFLPGSETLAKQTGLPGHWSNHRKYTEAIRLEVQDLNRRFSVGSLSDTQLVLGIQRIQNLAREGLESGTFITDSITGRLL; via the coding sequence ATGTTCGAAGCGGCCCGCCTCACCGACCCGATTGCCCACACCAGTGCCCTCGGCGGCTTCCTGGTTGGTGCGCTGATTGGTGTCGCACTGGTCGCGACAGTGGCCTTTGCGACGTTCACCTGTGGCTTTGGTGTCGCCCTGCTGGCTGGCTTGCTGGCCGGTGTGGGCGCCGCCGCGATTCTCGGATTGGGTGAGGCGATAGGGAGAATGTTCTCATCTCCCTCCGGAGCGATCAGCACCGGTTCGCCAAATGTCTTCACCAATCGCCTTGCGGCGGCATATGCGACCGTCAGCACGACGGTCTGCAGCAAGCACAATCCAGTTCCACTGGTCGCGCAAGGCTCCGCCACGGTTTTCATCAACGGTCTGCCCGCCGCGCGCAAAAGCGATGCCATTACTTGCGGCGCAAAAATCGACGCCGGGTCGAACAATGTCTTTATCGGCGGCGGCACGGAAACGTATCTGCCGGTGGCCGACGAAGTGCCAGCCTGGCTGCGCACTACGGTAGATTGGGCTTTCGCATTGGCCGGCTTGGCGGGTGGGCTGGCCGGGTTGGTGAAAGCCGCTGGGGGACTTTCTCGCGCCGTGCTGCCGTGCGCGGCGAAATTCATCGGCGGCTTCATGATCGGCGAGGCGGTTGGGCGCTATGTCGCGGCCCCGGTTGTCAGCCGCGTCATGGGGGGACTGTTCGGGAAGCCGGTCGATGTCTCGACGGGACGCAAAGTGCTGCTCGCGCAGGACGAAACCGATTTTGTCGTGCCGGGCCCAATGCCTGTGGTGCTGTCGCGCTTTTACGCCAGCGACCTGAGTTTTGAGAGCACCTTGGGCGTCGGCTGGGTGCTGCCCTGGGACTTGCGGCTGCAGCAGCGCGATGGCCAGCTCTGGCTGAGCGATGCCCAGGGCCGCGAGACCGGCTTTCCGCTCATCCCGCCCGGTCATACCCTGTACAGCGAGGAAGAGCAGCGCTATCTTGCGTGCACTGAGGACGGCCGCTACCTCATGTACGACCTCAATGAGAACTACTACGACTTCGGCTACATCGATGTGGAATCCGGTGAGATCGGGTGGTTACAGCGCTTTGAGGATCGGACCGGTCAATGGCACGTCTATTATCGCGATGCGAGCAGTCGCGTCCGGACGATCCACACCAGCTACGGCCAGCGCCTGCGGCTGACCTATAGCGACGGAGCGGTCACCCGTCTGCTCAACATCGAACGAATCGACCAACCGCTCGGTCTACTTGTGGGTTACGAGTACGATGCACGGGGCCAGCTCATTGCCGTAAAAGATGCGAACGGACACATCGCCAGACGCTTTACCTACGACCAGGGGGTGATGACGAGCCATACCAATGCGTTGGGATTCATCTCGCATTACGACTGGGCCGAAATCGACGGACAGTTGCGCGTCACGGCATGCTGGTCCAGCGAAGGCGAGCGGGCCGAGTTCAGCTACGACTTCGCCAATCGCCAGACCTGGGTGCGCGATGAATTGGGGCGCACGGCACACTGGCTCTATGACGCGCATCGGCAGATCGTCGAGTGCACCGATCTCGATGGTGGCACCTATCGCATGGCCTACAGCCCGGCAGGAAACCCGGCCACCATCGAACTGCCAGGCGAACGCAGGATCGCGTTCGAATACGACGAGGCCGGACGCATCATCGGTGAAATAGACCCCTTGGACCGGCGCACTGAAACCAGCTACGACGCCAACAGCATAAGGATCAGGCAGCTCACTTTGCCGGGCGGCGCACGCTGGCGGGCCGAATATGACTACCTGGGCCGGCTGTTGCAAACGACCGACCCGCTGGACCGCGTGGAGCGGTACGAATATGCCGAGGGCATGAACCCGCTCCCGCAGGCACGCATCGATGCCCGGGGCGGGCGCCAGACGATGACGTGGAACCGCTACGGTCAAATCAGCGCGTACACGGACTGCTCCGGCAAGACGACAAGCTACGATTACGACGCCGCAGGCTATCTTTCGGCCGTTACCGATGCCTTGGGTCATACCACTCGCATCGACCGTCTGGCAACGGGGGAACCTGTCGCAGTGACCCTGCCGGACGGCCAGGTCGAACGGTACGCTTACGATGCTGCAGGCCTGCTTGTTGCCCAGCATCTTGCGCAGCAGCCGGGCCATCGCTGGCAGCGCAATGCGCGAGGCCAGGTACTGGAAGCCATCGATCCAGCTGGCAAACGGCTGCATTATCGTTATGACGAGCGCGGTAGGCTGACCGAACTGGCGACAGATGCCGCAACGCGCTATCGGTTTGAATATGATGCAGGCGACCGTCTCCTGCGCGAGGTTCGTCCAGACGGCGTCGAGCGCCATCTGCGCTATGACGAAACCGGAGAATTGGCGGAACTGATCAAACTGGGCGCACCAGCCAGCCCGACAACTGAACGGGCCCGACGAGTCACATCGTTCAGCCGCGACAAGATGGGCCGCCTGCTGAGGCAACTCACCGACACGTCTATCGGCAACTACGAATGGAATGATGCCGATCGCCTCGTCAGCGCCGAGCGGGTACCGACAGACTCAGGCGCAAACATGGGTGTCGCGGCCAGCCGCATCCTGTTCGATTACGACATCGCCGGGCGCCTCATTGCCGAGCATGGTACCGAAGGCACAGTCGCCTACACGCTCGACGAGCTGGACAATCTCACGACCCTCGACCTGCCGTACGGCCAACGGCTGGACATGCTGATGTACGGGTCCGGTCACGTTCATCAGATTCAGGCGGGTGGCCATATCGTGAGCGATATCGAGCGCGACGACCTGCACCGCGAGGTGCTGCGCTCGCAGGGGCGGCTGGCGCACCGCACCGGCTATGACCTGCTGGGACGGCGCAGTTGGCAGTCCGCGGCCATGCCGGCGGACCCGGTCGGGCCCGGTCAAGGCAGGTTCTGGCGCAGCTACCGCTATACGCTGCAGGGCGAGTTGGCCGAGCAACTCGACAGCGTCCGCGGCGATATTACCTTCGACTACGATCCAGCCGGCCATCTGCTGCGCCAGACGCGCACCGCGGACATGTCGCAGGAGCGTTTTGCGTGGGACGCGGCAGGCAATCTGCTCGAGCGCGCCAGCGGGACAAGCCAGGGCTTGGTCGAGGGCAACCGCCTGAAAGTCTGGCAGGACATCCGCTTTACCTACGACCCATGGGGCAACGTCAGCGAAAAGCGCAAGGGAGCCCATAGCACCCAGCGCATGTCCTTCGATGCGGAGGACCGCCTGCTGGCGGTAATCAGCGAAGACCTTGCCGGGTCGGTCGAAACGCGTTTCGACTACGACGCAATCGGCCGCCGTATCGCCACCAGCACCACCCATCAGCCGGCGTCGGGCACTGGCTACATCGAACGAAAACGCTTCGTCTGGCAAGGCCTGCGCATGGTGCAAGAAGTCCGGGAGAGCGGCGTCAGCAACTACGTCTACAGCCCTGACGAACAGTACACGCCGCTTGCCCGCGTGGACGCGTACATCGGCAGCGCCATCGCGACAGCGGCAATCGAGACGGCGAAGAACTCCTCGAGGGTCTACCATTTCCACACCGACGCCATCGGCACGCCGCTGGAGGTAACCGACGAAGCCGGTGAATTGGCGTGGGCCGGCAAATACTCGGCATGGGGCAAGGTGGACTGGGACGAGGACACGGCCCCAATGGCACGCATCGACCAGCCGCTGCGCTATCCGGGGCAGTATGCCGACCAGAGTACCGGGCTGCATTACAACACGTTCCGGTACTATGATCCGGATGTGGGGCGGTATATTAGTCAGGATCCGATTGGGTTGCTGGGCGGGGAGAACGTCTATGCCTACGCCGAGAACCCTACCAGCATGGCCGATCCGTTGGGGTGGTGTTCCACCGTGCTAGGCGAGAACATGGGGGCGCGGACGGGGGATGGGATGGCGAATCATCATCTCATCCCAGAAGAGATCCTCAAGGATGCTCGATTCAGCCGCATGTTCGCGAAGCTGAAAAGTATGGGCTTCCACGGCGATAAAGCATCGAATGGTATTTTCTTGCCAGGGAGCGAAACGTTAGCGAAGCAGACAGGTCTGCCCGGACACTGGTCGAACCATCGCAAGTATACAGAAGCGATACGGTTGGAAGTTCAAGATCTCAACCGCCGATTCTCGGTCGGTAGCCTCAGTGACACGCAATTAGTATTAGGCATCCAACGGATACAGAACCTAGCTCGTGAAGGGCTTGAAAGTGGAACATTCATCACCGACTCTATTACTGGCAGACTCCTATGA
- a CDS encoding RHS repeat domain-containing protein, with product MRLGPENDQRRVTACWSSEGERAEFSYDFANRQTWVRDELGRMAHWVYDAHRQIVECTDLDGGTYRMAYSPAGNPTTIELPGERRIAFEYDEAGRIIGETDPLGRRTETSYDANSIRIRQLTLPGGARWRAEYDYLGRLLQTTDPLDRVERYEYAEGMNPLPQARIDARGGRQTMTWNRYGQISAYTDCSGKTTSYDYDAAGYLSAVTDGLGHTTRIDRLATGEPVAVTLPDGQVERYAYGAAGLLVAQHLAQQPGHRWQRNSRGQVLETIDRAGKRLHYRYDERGRLTELATDAATRYRFEYDAGDRLLREVRPDGVERHLRYDETGEVICIISISQNRTKNFCIMRGSW from the coding sequence TTGCGGCTGGGTCCAGAGAACGATCAGCGACGTGTTACCGCATGCTGGTCCAGCGAAGGCGAGCGGGCCGAGTTCAGCTACGACTTCGCCAATCGCCAGACCTGGGTGCGCGATGAATTGGGGCGCATGGCACACTGGGTCTATGACGCGCATCGGCAGATCGTCGAGTGCACCGATCTCGATGGCGGCACCTATCGCATGGCCTACAGCCCGGCAGGAAACCCGACCACCATCGAACTGCCAGGCGAACGCAGGATCGCGTTCGAATACGACGAGGCCGGACGCATCATCGGTGAAACAGACCCCTTGGGCCGGCGCACCGAAACCAGCTACGACGCCAACAGCATAAGGATCAGGCAGCTGACGTTGCCAGGCGGCGCACGCTGGCGGGCCGAATACGACTACCTGGGCCGGCTGCTGCAAACGACCGACCCCCTGGACCGCGTGGAGCGATACGAATATGCCGAGGGCATGAACCCACTCCCGCAGGCGCGCATTGACGCCCGGGGCGGGCGCCAGACGATGACGTGGAACCGCTACGGTCAAATCAGCGCGTACACGGACTGCTCCGGCAAGACGACAAGCTACGATTACGACGCCGCAGGCTATCTTTCGGCCGTTACCGATGGCTTGGGCCATACCACTCGCATCGACCGTTTGGCAACGGGGGAACCTGTCGCAGTGACCCTGCCGGACGGCCAGGTCGAACGGTACGCTTACGGTGCTGCAGGCCTGCTTGTTGCCCAGCATCTTGCGCAGCAGCCGGGCCATCGCTGGCAGCGCAACTCGCGTGGACAGGTGCTGGAAACCATCGATCGAGCAGGCAAACGGCTGCATTATCGTTATGACGAGCGGGGCAGGCTGACCGAACTGGCGACAGATGCGGCAACGCGCTATCGGTTTGAATATGACGCGGGCGACCGTCTCCTGCGCGAGGTCCGTCCAGACGGCGTCGAGCGCCATCTGCGCTATGACGAAACTGGAGAAGTGATCTGTATAATCTCTATCAGTCAGAATCGTACCAAAAACTTCTGCATTATGCGCGGGAGTTGGTAG
- a CDS encoding IS3 family transposase (programmed frameshift): protein MKTLKKTYTPELKEEAVKLVLAQGLSIEQAAARVSIPKGTLANWVAAAKRGPAATTAPGSRSVAELEAENAQLRKQLAQAEMERDIGKKSGGVLCARVAAKYAWIKTMRLNFPDYPVKLMCQVLDVSRSGYYDWLRAKPSTRKQDDERLKVLISAVHRQTRETYGVPRIKRELAAQGHEVGRDRVRRLRQELNLRCKQRRKFIATTNSNHNLPVAENLLEQRFAPRRPDEVWVTDITYIPTAEGWLYLAGVKDVFTCEIVGYAMGERMTQDLTTQALWRAVSYKRPAPGLIHHSDRGSQYCAHAYQELVAQFGMRASMSRRGNCYDNAPMESFWGTLKNELVHHRRYATRAEAKASIQEYIEIFYNRQRRHSRIGFVPPALFAESFSEQQAA, encoded by the exons ATGAAGACATTGAAGAAGACGTACACCCCCGAACTCAAGGAAGAAGCTGTCAAGCTGGTACTGGCGCAGGGCCTGTCCATTGAGCAGGCGGCGGCACGTGTCAGCATTCCAAAAGGGACGCTGGCCAATTGGGTAGCAGCAGCCAAACGCGGGCCGGCTGCAACAACAGCACCTGGAAGCCGCTCCGTGGCCGAGCTGGAGGCGGAGAACGCACAGCTGCGCAAGCAGCTGGCGCAAGCAGAAATGGAGCGGGATATCG GTAAAAAAAGCGGCGGCGTACTTTGCGCGCGAGTCGCTGCCAAGTACGCGTGGATAAAGACGATGCGACTCAATTTCCCTGACTATCCTGTGAAGCTGATGTGCCAAGTATTGGACGTCTCGCGCAGCGGCTACTACGACTGGCTGCGGGCGAAGCCGTCGACACGCAAGCAGGACGACGAGCGGCTGAAAGTATTGATTTCGGCAGTGCATCGGCAGACCCGCGAGACTTACGGAGTGCCACGGATAAAGCGAGAGCTCGCTGCGCAGGGACACGAGGTCGGCCGCGATCGGGTTCGACGATTGCGCCAGGAGCTCAATCTGCGCTGCAAACAGCGGCGCAAGTTCATCGCAACGACGAATTCGAATCACAACTTGCCCGTTGCTGAAAACCTGCTGGAACAGCGGTTCGCACCGCGCCGGCCTGACGAAGTATGGGTGACGGATATCACCTATATTCCGACTGCCGAAGGCTGGCTGTACCTGGCCGGCGTGAAGGACGTCTTTACCTGCGAGATCGTCGGCTACGCGATGGGCGAACGCATGACGCAAGATCTGACGACGCAGGCGCTGTGGCGCGCTGTGAGCTACAAACGGCCGGCACCAGGGCTGATCCATCATTCAGATCGTGGAAGCCAATACTGCGCCCATGCCTACCAGGAGCTGGTGGCGCAGTTCGGCATGCGCGCCTCGATGTCGCGCCGCGGGAACTGCTATGACAACGCGCCAATGGAGAGCTTCTGGGGCACGCTGAAGAACGAGCTTGTCCATCATCGCCGCTATGCCACCCGTGCTGAGGCAAAGGCCTCGATTCAGGAATACATCGAAATTTTCTACAACCGACAGCGGCGCCATTCCCGCATCGGCTTTGTTCCGCCAGCGCTGTTCGCCGAATCCTTCAGCGAACAGCAGGCGGCTTAA
- a CDS encoding DUF6984 family protein — protein sequence MIVNNASARPLRTEEHSFLYALLRHVSYDEHAIRQLAQAQVSDLNDGGMGSVRFLGDEHRRQGACLAEAEYTDCDGVPVSIALNVDEDGRLYELDMWKVDFAPLREYPTFNECVMIKGQSEI from the coding sequence ATGATCGTGAACAACGCAAGCGCACGTCCTCTACGTACTGAAGAGCACTCATTCCTGTACGCTCTACTTCGCCATGTAAGCTATGACGAGCATGCGATTCGACAATTGGCGCAAGCTCAGGTGAGTGACCTGAACGACGGAGGGATGGGAAGCGTTCGCTTTTTGGGTGACGAACACCGTAGGCAGGGCGCGTGCCTGGCGGAGGCCGAGTACACCGATTGCGACGGGGTCCCGGTGAGTATTGCTCTTAACGTGGACGAAGATGGGCGGCTTTATGAACTCGACATGTGGAAGGTCGATTTTGCTCCACTTCGCGAGTACCCTACTTTTAATGAGTGCGTGATGATCAAGGGGCAATCCGAGATCTGA
- a CDS encoding radical SAM protein — protein sequence MFSDNPTGGMPVLQLHPSRRCNLACLHCYSSSGPDIRQELPIEMLIDCLDDAYAAGYRQLAVSGGEPLMYRDLPALLARARQLGMVTTMTTNGMLATARRWESVAPLLDFVAISIDGKPAEHDAIRGQRGAFDKTVKNLAVIRASGVPFGTIFTLTQHNVDSLEFVVRLAAQAGARAVQAHPLTMDGRAIAALPQSSPDALELIVALVEAERLGAELGVTVHVDAVTSGQLLQYRSRFVPARPVTTLVDVAPILVVQADGAVVPLTHGMDASFILGSLGEARLERLAHQWLAGPRPDELAQLCDRTWRDLTDTTEQAAPLPAIYWYEEVARASRAMPAGLPVAWLGANVPFAPQGSVPA from the coding sequence GTGTTTAGCGACAACCCCACCGGCGGCATGCCGGTGTTGCAGCTCCACCCATCACGGCGCTGCAACCTGGCATGCCTGCATTGCTATTCGTCGTCCGGCCCGGACATACGGCAGGAACTGCCGATCGAGATGCTGATCGACTGCCTCGACGACGCCTACGCGGCAGGCTACCGCCAGCTTGCCGTCTCCGGCGGCGAGCCGCTGATGTACCGCGACCTGCCCGCCCTGCTGGCGCGGGCGCGTCAGCTCGGCATGGTCACGACGATGACCACCAACGGCATGCTGGCCACAGCACGCCGCTGGGAATCCGTCGCACCCCTGCTCGACTTCGTGGCCATTTCCATCGACGGCAAGCCGGCCGAGCACGACGCGATCCGCGGCCAGCGCGGCGCCTTCGACAAGACGGTCAAGAACCTTGCCGTGATCCGGGCATCGGGTGTCCCCTTCGGTACCATCTTCACGCTGACGCAGCACAATGTCGACAGCCTGGAATTCGTCGTCCGCCTCGCCGCCCAAGCCGGTGCACGCGCCGTCCAAGCGCATCCGCTGACAATGGACGGCCGCGCCATCGCGGCCTTGCCGCAATCCAGCCCGGACGCGCTGGAACTCATCGTCGCACTGGTCGAGGCGGAGCGGCTGGGCGCGGAACTCGGCGTGACGGTGCATGTCGATGCGGTCACCAGCGGGCAATTGCTGCAGTACCGGTCGAGGTTCGTTCCCGCGCGCCCCGTGACCACTTTGGTCGACGTCGCGCCGATCCTCGTCGTCCAGGCCGATGGCGCGGTGGTGCCGCTGACCCATGGCATGGATGCAAGCTTCATCCTCGGCTCGCTCGGCGAAGCGCGCCTGGAACGCCTGGCGCACCAATGGCTCGCCGGTCCCCGACCCGACGAGCTGGCGCAGCTGTGCGACCGGACGTGGCGCGACTTGACCGATACGACGGAACAGGCTGCGCCACTACCCGCCATCTATTGGTACGAGGAAGTCGCCCGCGCCAGCCGAGCCATGCCGGCCGGGCTGCCGGTGGCCTGGCTCGGTGCAAACGTGCCGTTCGCTCCGCAAGGGTCTGTCCCTGCATAG
- a CDS encoding transposase: protein MSVSPGLSKLRAKQIVALYSCRMQIEQTFRDLKNPRWGMGIRHSQTRQPKRLAALLLIGTLLSFALWIIGIVAQSRGYRMRYGSKPKSAKTVSIVSLARQWLADVRYRRLTHSQLREAMQELASLVLIY from the coding sequence TTGTCCGTCTCACCAGGGCTATCGAAGCTGCGTGCAAAACAGATCGTCGCCTTATACAGCTGTCGCATGCAAATCGAACAGACTTTCCGCGACCTCAAAAACCCGCGGTGGGGGATGGGGATTCGCCACAGTCAAACACGCCAACCCAAGCGTCTCGCCGCATTACTTCTTATCGGGACCTTGCTCAGCTTCGCCCTATGGATCATCGGCATCGTTGCGCAAAGTCGGGGCTATCGTATGCGCTACGGCAGCAAACCCAAATCCGCGAAAACTGTGTCGATCGTTTCCTTAGCTCGCCAATGGCTCGCCGACGTCAGGTATCGAAGGCTGACGCACAGCCAGCTCCGCGAAGCTATGCAGGAGCTGGCTAGTCTAGTACTCATCTATTAA